From the Hevea brasiliensis isolate MT/VB/25A 57/8 chromosome 15, ASM3005281v1, whole genome shotgun sequence genome, one window contains:
- the LOC110649905 gene encoding protein DUF642 L-GALACTONO-1,4-LACTONE-RESPONSIVE GENE 2, with the protein MNLGACSSSFSSKKMHRQIFLVSLLLIGPAFADLLQNSDFESPPSNLPKNSTTPFQQLNENSTIPGWSFEGTILYVTTTQTIALPGNGHALQLGQDGKINQTFNPIADYVDYLLTFTLAPGGQNCSTNANVGVSAPDSHSIFSFKQDYGKEGWETFGLYLGSWEQQEPINLVLESQSTESDANSTCWPLIDKLLLKTIETLVPGDNNLLLNGGFEYGPEFLSNSTEGVLLDPVPTAVLSPLRQWSITGTVKYIDSKHYFVPEGNAAVEFLSGVSASIQAATTLKDGSTYSLEFTLGDANDSCEGNFVVGAQAGSTAQNFTLQSNGTGSAKKLSLAFKADSTTTLISFVSYATTQTKDGVFCGPIVDNVVLRASQGMKSEIKWEVFIFLLFLVGIL; encoded by the exons ATGAATCTCGGTGCCTGTTCTTCGTCTTTCTCAAGCAAGAAAATGCATCGGCAAATATTTCTCGTGTCGCTCCTTCTCATAGGACCAGCATTTGCAG ATCTTCTGCAGAACTCAGATTTTGAAAGTCCGCCATCAAACTTGCCAAAAAATTCCACCACCCCATTTCAGCAATTGAATGAAAACAGCACCATTCCAGGATGGTCATTTGAAGGGACAATCCTGTATGTTACAACTACTCAGACAATAGCATTGCCAGGGAATGGGCATGCCTTACAACTGGGACAAGATGGCAAGATTAACCAAACTTTCAATCCTATTGCTGATTATGTAGATTACCTGCTCACCTTCACGCTTGCTCCAGGAGGACAGAATTGTTCAACTAATGCCAATGTTGGTGTCTCAGCACCAGATAGCCACTCGATCTTCTCCTTTAAGCAGGATTATGGGAAGGAAGGATGGGAGACCTTTGGTCTCTACTTGGGTAGTTGGGAACAGCAAGAGCCTATTAACCTTGTCCTCGAAAGCCAATCAACAGAATCTGATGCTAATTCCACATGTTGGCCACTGATTGACAAGCTTCTTCTCAAAACCATTGAAACACTTGTCCCAGGCGATA ATAACCTTTTGTTGAATGGAGGATTTGAATATGGCCCAGAATTCCTTAGCAACTCCACTGAAGGGGTTCTACTTGATCCAGTACCTACTGCTGTTCTCTCCCCACTGAGACAATGGTCTATAACAGGAACAGTCAAATACATAGACTCCAAACACTACTTTGTCCCTGAAGGCAATGCTGCAGTTGAGTTTCTCTCAGGAGTTTCAGCTAGCATACAGGCAGCAACTACACTCAAAGATGGTTCAACATATAGTTTGGAGTTCACTCTAGGTGACGCTAATGACTCATGTGAGGGGAATTTTGTAGTTGGGGCTCAGGCAGGATCCACAGCTCAGAATTTTACATTGCAGAGTAATGGGACTGGTTCAGCCAAGAAGCTCTCTCTGGCATTCAAGGCAGATTCAACTACAACTCTCATCAGTTTTGTCAGCTATGCCACTACACAGACAAAGGATGGTGTGTTCTGCGGTCCTATTGTTGACAATGTTGTTTTGCGTGCTTCTCAGGGCATGAAATCAGAAATCAAGTGGGAAGTTTTTATTTTTCTGCTATTCCTAGTAGGCATTCTGTGA